Genomic DNA from Solanum dulcamara chromosome 4, daSolDulc1.2, whole genome shotgun sequence:
TATGGGAACTAAAAATATCTGCATACTTCTAGTCCTTGATGATTTTACTTGTCATAATATTGTTTCTGATATGCTTCACAACCAAACTTATCAAGGTATATATCTACTACAAACTTTCTACATGTTTCTTGGAATAGTTGTCTTTGTTCAAAAATAAAGTTAACTTTGAACTGTTCTTGGCTTTTCTGTTTTATTAAACTTATCAAGGTATATATCTACTACAAACTTTCTACATCTTTCTTGGAATAGTTATCTTTGTTCAAAAATAAAGTTATCAACTTTGAACTGTTCTTGTCTTTCTGTTTTATTATCAGTTTTGCATGTTGGAAAAACAATGGATACTTTAAATGCTATTTGGAAGAGAAAGAGCATGTTCAATCTTGTTCTTACAAACATCCACAGGCTTAACACAAATGGGGTTGACATCCTCCAAATCATCAAGAACAAACTCTATCTTCCTATTATTTGTAAGTGTTTTCTATAGTTTATTTAATgtaatatttgtttttttgtaaTCAAGATTTTAAGGGGTTGCACATTTTTACCACAGTGATGTCACCAGATGATACAAGATATGACAATCAAGTCCAAGATAGTAGTGTTGCAGCATATGTTGTGAATTTCTCAGACACAAATGAGATGAACAAGTTTTGGCAAATGGCATTAGAGAAAGAGAAAGGTAGAAAAGAAGCACCCAATCAAGAAGAAAATGCTTCAAGATTGCCTCAGAATGTAACTGCAGAGACAATTAGAGAAAACACATCATCTGCTGATACTGATGCTGATCTGAAGGGTAAGCGAAAAGCTAACAGTGACAGAAGTGAAGAAAATAGAGACATCGAAAAGAAACGAAGGGTTGTATGGACTCCAAAGATGCATCAAAACTTCTTGAAAGCAATCCAGCACTTGGGCTATGAAAGTAAAAACATTTCCTCCCCTTCTTTTTTCCCCTGagagttaattttttttgtttgttctaAATTATGTAGTTGATATtcatgatgttttttttttctttttttcttttggttttCTTAATTGATATCCAGAGGCTGTTCCTAAAAAAATAGTTGAAATTATGAATGAGCCTGGATTGACTAGAGAACATGTTGCCAGTCATTTGCAGGTGTGTTTTCATCTATATTACTATAATCTTCTTCAGAATCTTGAGTCTCTTTACAATCACTTGTATCAAATTGTCATCAGATATGCTGTCCtgtttatttttcctttttctccaTATGGACATtgcatttttctcttctcttttagGAATTATCCAAAGTAAGGAaatgtgaatcataaaagcgtAATTACAACACGAAATCTCTGAAATTAATACATAAATCTCCAGTTTTAGTAAGCACACGATAAATGTATTTAATATCTAGCAAAATCTTTGCATTAAGAGCTAGAACCTTGCACTTGTCCCTTGATGCATGTCACAGATGTTGAATGTCTTCATTCTCAAAATCGCGACATAATAAATTCTCGTGATATACTATTATGGTTAAGTTATATTTGCTATTAAACAAAAAGAATGTACTTACTTGCAGAAATACCGCATGTGTATTAAAAGAGCGCAAGAAAGTTCAGCTGCTTCTATCTATGACCAAATCCTATCAAATGATGCTGATGCAAAATGCTTTCAAGTTCAACCATACCAATCTCCTCTAAATTTCAATGCTTCGCGAGGATATTCTCATTCTATGCAACAGCCATTTCAGACACACTTTCAGCAAGGAACTGGTGGCATTAACTGTCCAACTTCTGGCCAAATGGGCAGTTTCCAGCAGCAGAACAGTCTCTTGGATTTTGCAAATTTGCAACAAGCAGATCATAGTGGCCTAATTGGACAGCATTCAACATTTGTGCCAAGAATTGCTCATGGTAGTAACTTCAGAATATATGGCGACAAGAGAAAGAACATGCTTTTCAGCATCCAAAGTGGCAATGAAAACCAGCCCACAAACTCAAATAATTCTGGTTTGGAGTTTATTGGTTTTAGATTGAGCACAGATGGGAAATCTGTCAACTTTGGTAACAAAAGTTCCTCTTGTACTGTAATCCCAAATAACGCGTATTCTGGTCTATGTTCCTCAATGTCAGAGGACTACATTCACAAGCAGCAATCTTCACCACAACTCCTGGAAACCCCTATAGAAAATACTTTAAGTCAATTCTCTTCAGTTCAACCTGAAAATCATACATTCAATCATCCTTGTAACAACAATTCAGAACAACAGAGCCTTCTACTTTTCGATAATGCAGAGAATAAAACATCATGTCAAATCCCAGAAATGCCTGACAGCTTCATACTGCAAGAACAGCTTTCAGCACAGCCATCATCAGGGGATCTTGAGGACTATTCTGCAATATTATTTGGTGATGAAGTATATGTGCCATCACTAGAGAACTATGATTCTATACAGCAACAATATTCTGCAACAGAGTTACCACAAGTAACGCTTGAAGTCAATAGTTTAGGTACTGAAATAGACATTAAGTCTCTGCTGGAAACAACAGAAGACCGAAGTACACAACTATTTTGGGAGGAGAATGAACTTCTTTAAACTTGCTGACTTAAGTTTTATTCATTCAAACTTGTATAGGTAGTTTAGAGATGTACCTTTTATCTCATCATGTTTATACATAGATCTGATTTTTCATGTGCTAACTAGATGCTGTAGTACTACTACGTTACTGTATtatgattgttttttttttaattccacAAGTGAGGCAGATCTTATCCCTATCGCTTGTCGGAGTAGAGAGGTTGTTTGGGAAATAAGATAAAAGTTTTATGATGGGTAAAACCAACTGTTTTCAATGTTAATTTATAAGTCTATTTTACCCTTGCAAAGTTTTACAAGACAACCAAATGAGTTCATTTTCATAAGGGTAAACTTGTCTTTTCGTGAACATTTCCATGGATAAACCCCTGAAATTAACAAACCATTAACCGCAAAAAACTACCAATGCCTTCTTTGCTACATCCCCTGCTGCCACTCTCTTCAACGCCAAAG
This window encodes:
- the LOC129884045 gene encoding two-component response regulator ARR14-like; translated protein: MDIQGVTANSSDMGTKNICILLVLDDFTCHNIVSDMLHNQTYQVLHVGKTMDTLNAIWKRKSMFNLVLTNIHRLNTNGVDILQIIKNKLYLPIIYFKGLHIFTTVMSPDDTRYDNQVQDSSVAAYVVNFSDTNEMNKFWQMALEKEKGRKEAPNQEENASRLPQNVTAETIRENTSSADTDADLKGKRKANSDRSEENRDIEKKRRVVWTPKMHQNFLKAIQHLGYEKAVPKKIVEIMNEPGLTREHVASHLQKYRMCIKRAQESSAASIYDQILSNDADAKCFQVQPYQSPLNFNASRGYSHSMQQPFQTHFQQGTGGINCPTSGQMGSFQQQNSLLDFANLQQADHSGLIGQHSTFVPRIAHGSNFRIYGDKRKNMLFSIQSGNENQPTNSNNSGLEFIGFRLSTDGKSVNFGNKSSSCTVIPNNAYSGLCSSMSEDYIHKQQSSPQLLETPIENTLSQFSSVQPENHTFNHPCNNNSEQQSLLLFDNAENKTSCQIPEMPDSFILQEQLSAQPSSGDLEDYSAILFGDEVYVPSLENYDSIQQQYSATELPQVTLEVNSLGTEIDIKSLLETTEDRSTQLFWEENELL